From Diospyros lotus cultivar Yz01 chromosome 4, ASM1463336v1, whole genome shotgun sequence, a single genomic window includes:
- the LOC127800646 gene encoding thioredoxin reductase NTRB-like isoform X2 produces the protein MRRFPKLGDVLKRVRNLVSIATWTTSAATVTAAAYLASTTSTKVSSSATVMDDAQTLKTRLCIIGSGPAAHTAAIYASRAELKPVLFEGWMANDIAPGGQLTTTSDVENFPGFPDGIFGSVLMDLCKSQSLRFGTEIFTETVTKVDFSTRPFKVFTDSKSVLADSVIVATGAVAKRLNFPGSGEFWNRGISACAVCDGAAPIFRNQPLAVIGGGDSAMEEATFLTKYGSKVYIIHRRDEFRASKIMKNRAMENPKIEVLWNSVAVEAYGKGDKGVLGGLKVKNVATGEVSNLEVSGLFFAIGHEPATKFLGGQLELDSEGYVVTKPGTTHTSVPGVFAAGDVQDKKYRQAVTAAGSGCMAALDAEHYLQEIGLQEGKSD, from the exons ATGCGCCGGTTTCCCAAGCTTGGAGACGTGTTGAAACGAGTTCGGAACTTGGTGAGTATCGCCACTTGGACCACCTCCGCCGCCACCGTCACCGCCGCCGCTTACCTCGCTTCCACCACCTCCACCAAGGTCTCGAGCTCCGCCACCGTCATGGACGATGCGCAGACACTCAAAACCCGCCTCTGCATCATCGGAAGCGGCCCGGCGGCCCACACCGCCGCCATCTATGCCTCCCGCGCCGAGCTGAAGCCCGTGCTCTTCGAGGGATGGATGGCCAACGACATCGCCCCCGGCGGCCAGCTCACCACCACCTCCGACGTCGAGAACTTCCCCGGCTTCCCTGACGGAATCTTCGGCTCGGTCCTCATGGATCTCTGCAAAAGTCAATCCTTGCGTTTTGGTACTGAGATCTTCACCGAGACAGTAACAAAG GTCGATTTCTCCACTAGGCCTTTCAAGGTCTTCACTGATTCCAAGTCCGTCCTGGCCGACTCGGTGATCGTTGCCACCGGCGCGGTCGCCAAGCGCTTGAACTTCCCTGGCTCCGGAGAGTTCTGGAACAGGGGTATTTCGGCTTGTGCGGTCTGCGACGGCGCCGCCCCTATTTTCAGGAACCAACCGCTGGCTGTAATCGGTGGCGGAGACTCGGCAATGGAAGAGGCTACATTTCTGACGAAGTATGGGTCAAAGGTCTATATAATTCACAGGAGGGACGAATTTAGGGCTTCGAAGATAATGAAGAATCGGGCTATGGAAAACCCTAAGATTGAGGTTTTATGGAATTCGGTGGCGGTTGAGGCATATGGAAAAGGTGATAAGGGTGTTTTGGGGGGGCTGAAGGTCAAGAACGTCGCTACGGGAGAGGTTTCCAATTTGGAGGTGTCGGGTTTGTTCTTTGCAATTGGGCATGAACCAGCTACCAAGTTCTTGGGTGGGCAGCTAGAGCTCGATTCTGAGGGTTATGTGGTGACGAAGCCTGGCACGACGCATACCAGTGTGCCTGGTGTTTTTGCGGCAGGAGATGTGCAGGATAAGAAGTACAGGCAGGCTGTTACTGCTGCTGGCTCTG GATGTATGGCAGCCTTGGATGCAGAACATTACTTGCAGGAAATTGGATTACAAGAGGGGAAAAGTGACTGA
- the LOC127800646 gene encoding thioredoxin reductase NTRB-like isoform X3, with amino-acid sequence MRRFPKLGDVLKRVRNLVSIATWTTSAATVTAAAYLASTTSTKVSSSATVMDDAQTLKTRLCIIGSGPAAHTAAIYASRAELKPVLFEGWMANDIAPGGQLTTTSDVENFPGFPDGIFGSVLMDLCKSQSLRFGTEIFTETVTKVDFSTRPFKVFTDSKSVLADSVIVATGAVAKRLNFPGSGEFWNRGISACAVCDGAAPIFRNQPLAVIGGGDSAMEEATFLTKYGSKVYIIHRRDEFRASKIMKNRAMENPKIEVLWNSVAVEAYGKGDKGVLGGLKVKNVATGEVSNLEVSGLFFAIGHEPATKFLGGQLELDSEGYVVTKPGTTHTSVPGVFAAGDVQDKKYRQAVTAAGSGCMAALDAEHYLQEIGLQEGKSD; translated from the exons ATGCGCCGGTTTCCCAAGCTTGGAGACGTGTTGAAACGAGTTCGGAACTTGGTGAGTATCGCCACTTGGACCACCTCCGCCGCCACCGTCACCGCCGCCGCTTACCTCGCTTCCACCACCTCCACCAAGGTCTCGAGCTCCGCCACCGTCATGGACGATGCGCAGACACTCAAAACCCGCCTCTGCATCATCGGAAGCGGCCCGGCGGCCCACACCGCCGCCATCTATGCCTCCCGCGCCGAGCTGAAGCCCGTGCTCTTCGAGGGATGGATGGCCAACGACATCGCCCCCGGCGGCCAGCTCACCACCACCTCCGACGTCGAGAACTTCCCCGGCTTCCCTGACGGAATCTTCGGCTCGGTCCTCATGGATCTCTGCAAAAGTCAATCCTTGCGTTTTGGTACTGAGATCTTCACCGAGACAGTAACAAAG GTCGATTTCTCCACTAGGCCTTTCAAGGTCTTCACTGATTCCAAGTCCGTCCTGGCCGACTCGGTGATCGTTGCCACCGGCGCGGTCGCCAAGCGCTTGAACTTCCCTGGCTCCGGAGAGTTCTGGAACAGGGGTATTTCGGCTTGTGCGGTCTGCGACGGCGCCGCCCCTATTTTCAGGAACCAACCGCTGGCTGTAATCGGTGGCGGAGACTCGGCAATGGAAGAGGCTACATTTCTGACGAAGTATGGGTCAAAGGTCTATATAATTCACAGGAGGGACGAATTTAGGGCTTCGAAGATAATGAAGAATCGGGCTATGGAAAACCCTAAGATTGAGGTTTTATGGAATTCGGTGGCGGTTGAGGCATATGGAAAAGGTGATAAGGGTGTTTTGGGGGGGCTGAAGGTCAAGAACGTCGCTACGGGAGAGGTTTCCAATTTGGAGGTGTCGGGTTTGTTCTTTGCAATTGGGCATGAACCAGCTACCAAGTTCTTGGGTGGGCAGCTAGAGCTCGATTCTGAGGGTTATGTGGTGACGAAGCCTGGCACGACGCATACCAGTGTGCCTGGTGTTTTTGCGGCAGGAGATGTGCAGGATAAGAAGTACAGGCAGGCTGTTACTGCTGCTGGCTCTG